From the Acidimicrobiia bacterium genome, one window contains:
- a CDS encoding D-tyrosyl-tRNA(Tyr) deacylase gives MRLVVQRVRHASVVVGDREVGSIGAGLLVLAGTTYGDSETDVRLLAEKLVNLRVFPDADGKMNRSLLDTGGQVLLVSQFTLYGSVRRGNRPSFTGAGDPVEAARLLDRLETEIKDRGVRVAGGEFGASMEVSLLNDGPVTLILESVLGKLR, from the coding sequence ATGCGTTTGGTTGTTCAGCGGGTACGTCATGCGTCGGTGGTTGTCGGCGATCGTGAGGTCGGATCGATCGGGGCCGGGTTACTGGTTTTGGCCGGTACCACGTACGGCGATTCGGAAACAGACGTTCGGCTTCTGGCGGAAAAGTTGGTCAACCTCCGGGTGTTTCCCGACGCGGACGGAAAGATGAACCGATCGCTGCTCGATACCGGGGGACAGGTCCTACTGGTAAGCCAGTTCACGTTGTACGGGTCGGTCAGGCGCGGTAATCGGCCGTCCTTCACCGGAGCCGGAGATCCCGTCGAGGCGGCTCGCCTTCTCGACCGGCTGGAGACCGAGATAAAAGATCGTGGGGTCCGCGTGGCCGGTGGAGAATTTGGCGCTTCGATGGAGGTGTCTTTGCTCAATGATGGGCCCGTGACGTTGATTCTCGAATCCGTGTTGGGCAAGCTCCGCTAG
- a CDS encoding DNA-3-methyladenine glycosylase I — translation MPIRCDWVPDGDDLYAAYHDTEWGVPVRDDRKLFEFLILEGAQAGLSWRTILGRRTAYRQAFADFDPNIVAGYSARDEARLLEDAGIIRNRLKIAGAIENAQKFLAIQADAGSFANYLWNWTDGAVIVNRPRSLGDIPAQTDLSLRLSKDLKHRGFTFVGPTIMYAYLQAVGVVDDHTSSCFRA, via the coding sequence ATGCCAATCCGTTGCGACTGGGTCCCCGACGGCGACGATTTGTACGCCGCCTATCACGACACCGAGTGGGGCGTGCCCGTCAGGGACGATCGAAAACTGTTCGAGTTTCTCATTCTTGAGGGTGCGCAGGCGGGACTCAGTTGGCGAACCATCCTGGGGCGCCGCACGGCCTATCGGCAGGCCTTTGCCGACTTCGACCCGAACATCGTGGCGGGCTACTCGGCCAGAGACGAAGCCCGCCTCCTCGAAGATGCGGGCATCATTCGGAACCGGCTCAAAATCGCCGGCGCCATCGAGAACGCCCAGAAATTCCTCGCGATCCAGGCAGATGCCGGATCGTTCGCCAACTACCTGTGGAACTGGACGGACGGAGCGGTGATCGTAAACCGTCCACGATCACTGGGAGATATCCCAGCCCAAACCGATCTATCACTGAGACTGTCGAAGGATCTCAAGCATCGGGGTTTCACGTTTGTCGGCCCCACGATCATGTACGCCTATCTTCAGGCGGTCGGGGTCGTCGACGACCATACGTCCAGCTGCTTTCGTGCGTAG
- a CDS encoding glycerol-3-phosphate 1-O-acyltransferase, whose protein sequence is MAYDRPLATEPDWPGSAGRPTVLLADASSQLEEHLISNWASRLGHDYETIRIPPSRRRRPGVRPDPRLEARLGRGDDPLIVPVRVVWQAPDRDGTRSVRLSDLLKFGDPRDPNVLQQNLFLRRFPDRCQIVLGQPAGAAELREAWKASDDVVALREFVSRRAWLTLERAERHVRGNRYKVPKFLTEEIVRTGSFRDGISLLTKETGKTYAAIHKEAIGNLKEIAATHSPLVIDLAANLISWIYRQGYGSINYDADHLNRLYQMGEQHPLIFLPSHKSQLDRLMLQYILWENNRPPNHTAGGINMNFFPVGPIIRRSGVFFIRRTFKDKPIYKFALRSYIDFLIEKRFPIEWYLEGGRSRSGKLLPPKFGMLSYVTESYLRHKAEDIILLPVSIAYDQIQDVADYAKEQRGEAKQGESISWVVHALSQLRRRHGNVYVRFGEPVSLAKTLPVGTIDADEKSIAVQKIAFEVMVRIGRVTPISPTAGVCVALLSRPNTARTADEITESLRELAEFVLRRRLPLTERIQLDGTDQVVEVLGRLVEHNIVTRIEGGPGPVYQIGADQHLSAAYYRNVVIHFFVNIAIAELALQRVVTERPANPLDTFWDEVMSIRDLLKFEFFFTPKDEYRTEVTSELDAVSPDWEARVVAGDAHEILDAIRPAMSPWALAPFLESYAVVADLLTTFPATFDEKSFLSQAIGLGKSYQSQSKITTAESVSQVFFKTALDLAKNRGLAAERAESLGEADLQQRRTAFVAEIDDLLDRIRTIAITKT, encoded by the coding sequence ATGGCATACGATCGACCCCTCGCAACCGAGCCCGACTGGCCAGGGTCCGCCGGCCGACCGACCGTCCTGCTCGCTGATGCTTCCAGCCAACTCGAAGAACATCTGATTTCCAACTGGGCGAGCCGGCTTGGTCATGATTACGAAACGATCCGGATCCCTCCCTCGCGCCGCCGTCGTCCTGGTGTGCGTCCCGATCCACGCCTTGAAGCCAGATTGGGCCGCGGCGACGACCCCCTCATCGTGCCAGTTCGGGTGGTGTGGCAAGCACCCGATCGTGACGGAACCCGATCTGTCCGACTATCGGATCTTCTCAAATTCGGAGATCCCCGGGATCCGAACGTGCTTCAGCAGAACCTCTTTCTCCGCAGGTTTCCCGATCGCTGCCAGATCGTGCTCGGCCAACCAGCCGGAGCCGCCGAACTCCGGGAGGCATGGAAAGCCTCCGACGACGTAGTCGCCCTACGCGAGTTCGTCTCGCGGAGAGCCTGGCTGACCCTCGAACGAGCCGAGCGTCACGTACGAGGGAATCGGTACAAAGTTCCCAAGTTCCTAACCGAAGAAATCGTAAGGACCGGGTCCTTCCGGGACGGGATTTCTTTGCTGACCAAAGAGACCGGAAAGACATATGCAGCCATCCACAAGGAAGCCATCGGCAACCTCAAAGAGATTGCCGCCACCCACTCACCGCTCGTTATCGACCTGGCCGCCAACCTGATCAGCTGGATATACCGGCAGGGATACGGATCGATCAATTATGACGCCGACCACCTGAACCGGCTCTACCAGATGGGCGAGCAACATCCCCTCATCTTCCTCCCCTCCCACAAGAGCCAGCTGGATCGTTTGATGCTGCAGTACATCCTGTGGGAGAACAATCGGCCTCCCAACCACACGGCCGGTGGCATAAACATGAATTTCTTTCCGGTCGGCCCAATCATTCGCCGATCCGGAGTCTTCTTCATCAGGCGCACGTTCAAAGACAAGCCGATCTATAAGTTCGCTCTCCGCTCGTACATCGACTTCCTGATCGAAAAACGGTTCCCGATCGAGTGGTATCTCGAAGGCGGACGGAGTCGATCCGGCAAGCTCCTCCCCCCCAAGTTCGGGATGCTCAGCTATGTGACCGAGTCGTACCTTCGGCACAAAGCTGAAGACATCATCCTGTTACCGGTCTCGATCGCTTACGACCAGATCCAGGACGTCGCCGATTATGCCAAGGAGCAGCGCGGTGAAGCCAAACAGGGCGAAAGCATCTCCTGGGTCGTACATGCGCTTTCCCAGCTTCGGCGTCGTCATGGCAACGTGTATGTGAGATTTGGGGAGCCCGTCTCGTTGGCGAAGACACTTCCAGTCGGCACCATCGATGCCGACGAGAAATCGATCGCCGTCCAGAAGATCGCCTTCGAAGTCATGGTCCGGATCGGCCGGGTCACTCCGATCTCACCAACCGCCGGCGTCTGCGTCGCGTTGCTGAGTCGGCCCAACACGGCTCGCACTGCCGATGAGATCACCGAGTCTCTCAGAGAGCTCGCCGAGTTCGTGCTTCGCAGACGTCTCCCACTGACCGAACGTATCCAGTTGGATGGGACCGACCAGGTCGTTGAGGTGCTCGGACGCCTGGTCGAACACAACATCGTCACCCGTATCGAAGGCGGCCCGGGGCCGGTCTATCAGATCGGAGCCGACCAACACCTGTCGGCGGCCTATTACCGGAACGTTGTGATTCATTTCTTCGTCAACATCGCTATCGCCGAACTGGCACTCCAGCGGGTCGTCACCGAACGACCAGCCAATCCACTCGACACGTTTTGGGACGAGGTCATGAGCATCCGTGACCTCTTGAAGTTTGAATTCTTCTTCACTCCCAAAGACGAGTACCGAACTGAAGTCACGTCTGAACTCGATGCCGTAAGCCCCGACTGGGAAGCTCGGGTCGTAGCAGGGGACGCCCATGAGATCCTCGACGCGATACGGCCGGCAATGAGCCCATGGGCTCTCGCCCCGTTTCTGGAGTCGTACGCGGTTGTGGCAGATCTGCTGACCACATTTCCCGCCACGTTCGATGAAAAGAGTTTTCTGTCACAGGCGATCGGACTGGGTAAGAGCTACCAATCCCAGAGCAAGATCACCACCGCCGAATCCGTATCCCAGGTCTTCTTCAAAACGGCGCTAGACCTTGCCAAGAATCGTGGATTGGCCGCAGAGCGCGCCGAGAGCCTCGGCGAGGCCGACCTTCAGCAACGCCGTACGGCATTTGTCGCAGAAATCGACGATTTACTCGACCGGATTCGAACAATCGCGATAACCAAAACCTAA